The DNA region AAGCAGCCTTTATATCCGAAAGACTGGTGTGTTATCATAGGAGGGGATGGACACCTTGTGGTATAATAAACTTCTACTCAGTAAGGCTGTCCtggtcagaaaaaaacataagCTGGCAGACCTGCATATgttataaaatatgtatatagtACATGACAGCATATGCATTTTATTAGTTCTGCTGAAAGGGGCCCTGGGAAGACATAACTTCTGTATATTGGTAAACACCAAACTCCAGAAAAACTTCTGACCTTCTTATCTGGCACCTGTGAACAGTGATACTACGTATGTTTAGTTTGTGGTTTTGACTACTCCTGAATTTTTAGTAATTCTTTGTAACTCTGTAATTACTCTGTAATTTTTAGTTACACAGGATCAGGTTGCTTAAATTTTAGTGCTGTGCCGGTTGTAGGGCCAAGAGCATTTGGGCTTGTAGAGTAAATATGAATCCTATGGTTGAACAAATTTGTCTACTTCTGCCATAGGCAGTTTGCTATCTTAGAAATATCAAAGGCTGCCTTTTTTGTTAATGTTCCAGTTTGTATGTTCAGACAGTTAATCAAGACcagaaatgtttttggtttgtcTTTAACTTGTTATTCTTCAGGGcctacaaatttttttttttcagtgaggaTACTAGCATGTGTTTAGAGTTTTTGACCACAAATATGGTAACttgagtgaaaaaaaacagtgagGGGGAAGCTGGGTAGTttagtttttctctctttttttttttttttttttttttttttttgtcttcccaaaagcaacagtaaatatttttcaactttattcacctcactgatttttttttaaaatgtgtttttggAGGTGTTAGTATTTAACCCTTAAATCGACAAAgttcagcagcaaaagcaagTCTAACACACATATGGTCAGCTTAAAGAAATTTTGCTTAACAACAACAAGAGCCATTTCCAAAACAGCGTTTGCAAAGGAAGTAAATGgttctctgcagctcagaggagTATGACTGCTAAGGTCCgaaaagaaaataacatgtTCCATTTGTCCCTTCTGGACGTGAAGTTCTTTGTGTGTTCATGGCTTTCATATGGGAATGTTTCACCCAATTCCATCTATTAGCACAGAATGTGGAATTTCAGTCCTGATTTTATGATGAAGTATTTCAGACTGTGGTCTAGTTAAACATAGACTTTGGAAATGCATTGttgcttgattttcttttcGAGGGGGCCAGAACAGCAGTGGTCACTTGGTTTATCTACAAGATTGTGAGTTGCAGTAAttgagaagaaataattttgcttcaTGCTTGATGTCCTTGTAACTAAGGAAGTTGGAAGAGGTCAAAACTGCTGAGACTAGAGAAGTAACACTTCCtgtacttttttcctcttctgcattTAGGAAGGAAGGGTGTGTTTAGGTAAGTTTCCACAGAACACGAATGAAGGAGAAGGGGTTCTTGGATCCTGTGCAACATCCATAAGGACACCTCTCTTCTGTCTACACTTTGAGTTGCTGGTTCAGATAATTCTTAATCATCTAAGCACACACCTTTCTGACATTGGTAAATGAACGAGTTCCATGCTGGATGCAAAACTGGCACGATGTGAGAAGAAATTCTAGTGAGCAACATCAGGTTTTCTCTTGTGTCTTTATGTAAATTAAGACATTGATGCTATTGAGCCTGCCCTGCCTCTCTCTCAGTTACCTGCAGACTCTGCTGCCTTAATATTTCTCTCCACTGGTGGAGATCTGAAAGCCTGTGTCATACAAAAGAGCTGTTTGAGAGGAGTTTCTTGTCTCTAGGGGattgcagcagagctgtggacTGCTGCCCATTCTGGTGTTTTGGCAATGCTGACATGAGGGAGATAGGTTAGTGTATGTACATCTGCTGTTAAGTTTGGTGATTGTGTTTTTGCATCTGTCTACCAAGACTAAATTCTCCTTCCCTTAAGTCATCATTCATATACACAGATGACTAGAGTTACTGCACATTTAGCAGAGGACTTCCTTAATTGCCTTGTGACATCAACCTTAATCCAGCTGTAGGATGTCATGTTTAGGCCTGTCTCAGGCAGTTCTGTGTACCTGATTTCATTAACTATGGTGGTTGGAGGAATCAAGTGGAGAACTGGATAGACAagatgaaatataaataatttaattgtgATAAGCTTACCTTTagagagagatttttctgtttaagtTTGAGACAATGCAATTTACTTAGGATTAAATGTACTTGATTGACAATGCCAAAACTCAGTTTACcagtttgttgggttttttaaaaaaattaatattgttttAGTTATACCTTCCCTGTATGAGCAATAGttgatattatttttatattttcaagacAATGGGTCTTTTGATCATGGTTATGGATATCTTGTGTTTACAGCACATTGCCAGCTTTGCAGCCTGTGTTTTGTGGAGTCCAGCCTGGCTCTCTCTAGCTGCCGTATATGATACCTTGAACTATTCTTCTAGGATGCCTCTCTGAGTTTCTGGATACAAATTCATAATGGATGCTGAGATATCTCTGATACCAAAACCTGGCCAGGCAGTTTGTGTTCTGGAGCATGGTATGAGAGTCCAGTAAACTGGGGGAAGTTGGCTCAGAGGGGCAATAGCTGCTTGTGGATGGACTGGGCATTGGTCAGTGGGTGGTGAGCATCAGTGGTTATGTATCACTTGACTCATTTGTGcatcatttcatttctttttgttgtctttttcaTCATCaccattattatttttgtatttgactttatttcagttattaaacTGTTCTAGTCTCAGCCTACAGGTTTTACCTTTCCACTGATTCTCTTCCCCTGTTCCACAGGGTTTGGGGGGTGGAGTGTGCAAATGCCTGTGTGGTACTTAGTGACCAGCTACACTTAATCCACAATAGTCCTTTTTTGTCACCCATCGTGGGGCTTGACAGGTTGAGAAGACAACAAACCTAACTAGAACATGCTAGAACAAAATTGTTATAAGCATTTGTTATATTAGTTTCTTAGTTGTTGGATACAATGTTGATTTTATTCTCTCAGTTGTTCTGCTTGTTCTCAGAGCTCCATCATTCAACTCCCTACTTACAGTGTGTGCTCCCTGTTGTGTTGTTTATCAACCGTGAAAACTAGTCTAAGGTattcctgcccacagcagggggcTTGGTACTAGATGGTTTTGAAAGTTTCTTCTAACCTAAGGCGTTCAATGATCCTGTGAGCACTGGTGTATGATAGGACAGAATTGCTGGTTGTGAAAGTAATCTCTTACTTGtactcagtgctgctgtcatcTTTTTGAATGATCTATTGGAAACTATTAATTATTTCACCTTTTACCTTTCATCCTCTGAGAGTTAACCTGTGGAAGTGATGTGATCCCACATCTTACCCTTCTCTGCCAGCCTAATGACAGTAGCTCttgaaaattttgaatattCTTGGGATGTTGAAACAAGCATGGCCCTTTTGCCAGGAACCATGATTGTGGGCCAGATCTTGTTTAGGTTTAGACAACTGTTTGCAGCTATTCAAACCCTCTGACAAGGCACTGTGGCTACTCAGACCTTGGTGGCAGGTGCTCAGACCCTTGCAGCAGGTGATGCAGTTGAACCAGAGCACCAACCCCTGCCAGTATCAGTCACCCCttttcagcagaagaaatggaCACAGGAGAGCTTGTTCAGTAAAGGAGAACAAAGCAGGGCCATCACAAGAcaggaagaagaggcagaaCAAGAGGCAGCCACTCAATCCCTATCCCTGAGAGAGCCGTGGGATACACAAAAGGATTTCAGCCATCACCCAGGTGAGCAGGTGATCACCTGCCTGCTTGTCTGCTGGGTAACAGGGCTAGGGGCCTGGAATTAGAGGGTAGGGAGACCAATCAACTGGGATCACCTTCTAAGGAAGGGGGTATTGACCAGGCAATTGGCAAAGGGCCCCAAGTCCTCAGCCTTTGGGAGGTGACTCCTGTGGAGTGTGAAGGAAAGCCATCCATTTCAAGGAAGGTGCTCCATGTCACCCAGGGGCGCCACAGAGGTATCCAGTACCTTTGTTATGACCTAGACAGTGCACAGTCACCCACAGACCCAGAAGAATTCCAGTGCATGTGATCCTTGTGGCACAAACTTGTCCAGAGCATGCCATTTTTATATTCTGGTTTTGCAGGATTGTATGGATCCTGTGGCCTAGTATGTCAGGCCCACAGGAGTGGAAGGCTCTAGTGCACAGGGTACCCCAATGCCTTCCAGCTCTGTAGGGGCAGAAcctatttctgtttctggagagagagagggggaacCAAACAGCTAACTGCACTGGAGGCTGACGTGAGCCTGACCGGGAATGTGTGGCAAAAGCACTCCCTGTGTCTGGCCTGGAGGTTCTGTGCATGCCCGGCATAGACTGTCTTAGGAGATGGTATTTCAGGGACTCAAAAGTGTGCTGGTGGGTGTTCAGTACCACTGCTTGGAGGCAGAGGAAGTTAAGCAGCTGCCTGTCTTGCTGGTCTCTCAGAGGACCTTTCTGTTGGGCTTGCTGAAGGTCAGAGAACAGGTGCTGGTCATTATCATGGCAttgcaccagcagcagcattgcACCGAGACTCCATGATTCACATTCAAAAGCTGATAAATCAACTGGAGAGTTAAGCAGTGGTCAGCAGGACCATATGGCCAGAGTGAAAGTATAAGGGAGAGTGGGGACTGTGAGCTGTGAACTATGGTGGCCTGAATGAAATCACCCTGTGGCTGAGTGCTGCCGTACTGGACGTGCTGGAACTCCAACATGAGCTGCAGTCAAAAGCTGCCAAGTTGTTTGCCACAACTGACATTGCTAATGTGTTTCAATACCTTCCAGAGGCCACAATTTGCTTTCACTTAAAAGAATGTCCAGTAGACCTGGAATGTAGCACTTTGGGTTGAAACATGGCACTAGCAATTCTGTGGAGTGATCCAGACTGCGTTGGAACAGGGTGAAGTTCTGGAGCACCTGCAATACATTGACAATATCATCATATGGGGCCATATAGCAGTGGAAATTTTTGAGAAAGGGGTCCATTTATTCCATAAAACATAGTAAGGTCAAGAGACCTGCGTAATAGATTAAGTTTTTAGGAGTAGAATGGCAAGATGGATGTTGTCAGATGCCAGTGGATGCGAtcagcaaaacagcagcaatgtctccaccaactaGTAAGAAACAAACACAAGCTTTTTGAggtgttgtgggtttttggaGAATGCACATATTCAGATTGCAGTCTAATTGTAAGCCCTCTCTATCAAATGACCTGGAAGAAGAATGACTTCAAATGAGGCCCTGAGCAAAAACAAGCTTTTGAACAAATTAAATGGGTCATAGTTCATACAACAGCCCCCAGGCCAGTCTGGGCAGGGCAAGATGTAAAAATGTGCTCTATACTGCATTCAGGGCAAATGGCCCTACTGTGGTGtctggcaggaggctgcagtCCATCTCCAGTCCTTTGTTTTGGGACTGGGGATACAGAGTATCTGAGGCCTCCTATACTCCAGCTAAAGGAGTATAGGAGGCCTCAGATACTGGAGTCTGATCAAGGGACTTGAGCTGCTTTGGTAGGGATTGGTGTTGAAGtacagctcctccagctccctggtgACTGCCAGTGCTAAGCTGGATGTTCAAAGGCAAGGTCTCTACACATCATGCGGCTGGTTCTACCTGAAATAAGTGGGTTGCAGTGACCACATAATAAGCGCAAATGGGAAATCCCAGTTGCCCAAGATCTTGGAAATTATCATGGACTGTCTAGAAGACAGAGATTTCAGAATGTCAACAGACGAGGAGATAGCACATTCTGAAGGGGCCCCATCTCAGAAAATGAGATGCAGTATTGATGAGTCCTTCTGTATTATAAGAAAGCATCAGATGGAAGAGCATCATGCCCAGTACATAAACTAGTGGGAGTTGGGTGGAAGGGGCTGATCACTGCTCAGGGACTGGCagttgattttatttcagtttttaagcTGTCCTTCTCCCAcagattttacctttttctgattttcctcacCCATCCCACAGAGTGGTTGGGGAGGGAGAAGTGAGTGTTACTCACTGGAGGAGGAAGCAACTGTGTGGTACTTAGTTGCAATCTTGGATTAAACCATGACAGTTCTGCATTCTAATGTATACAAGTCTGGGATTAGGGTTGGTAGATTTTTTGATTTCTGCTTAATATTAATAGAGCAAAAGTATTGGAATGGAAAGCAGTGGTcggaagtatttttttctggctaaATTTAGAATATAATAGGAGTCATAAGAATTTTATATGTTTTGATGTGGATGAAACTGGTGCTTAGCTTTTCAGCAGGGATGCTGTGTAAGTCAATCAGACTTACTGTGTCTGTGGAACATGGCAATTATAACAACTTTTGCTTCAATAAGTTTTAAggataattttaattataatcttttttttttattttaggaggCTGAATATGGTGGGCATGATCAGATTGATTTATATGATGATGTAATATCTCCATCTGCAAATAATGGAGATGCTCCAGAGGATCGTGATTACATGGATTCTCTTCCACCATCTGTTGGGGATGATGTAGGTAAAGGAGCCGCACCAAATGTTGTCTATACGTATACTGGAAAGAGAATTGCCTTGTACATTGGAAATCTCACTTGGGTAAGTATCTTACTGCTGTTTAGTTGTAGATAGGAATTTTAATTATAGATGTAACTATTTGAAAAGTTTTTGTGccttaaaatgttttctatgaAATGTTACAAGTATCAAAAActagtttttgttgtttgtttgattttctttaataataatttGTGGTTGTGGAGTCATTCTTCCTTTTATCTGAAATTTGTTGGAGAGCCCGTCCGGACCTGTCATGATGTCTTAAAAATCAACAAAGTCTTTGGTAAATATAAACTTCAGAGTTTCTGTCATGTTTTAAGTGTTATGAAAGGATATTTGTGCTACTATGTTCTTAAggttttcagagaaataaatgaaagaagtAAACAAGTTTAAGCTATTAAATACTTCATGCCTGTAAATACTTCAAGGTTActaaaaaatccaatttttaaagtaaaatcttGCTGAAGGTTTTAGTTTAAAAGGACTTTGAAGgttctctgggatttttttgaagtTACTTCTCATACTTTTCCAGGGCCTTTTCCATCGGCAGTGACTCTTTCACCATAACTGTTTTCAGGTATTTGTCTTGAGGCTTATTTCTCCATCCAAGAAGAACAGGTCTCTGATACTCACAAAGCTGCAGTTGCCCTTAGGACAATTCCCTTTATTagaatgaaagcattttaaaatcaattgcAGTTAAGCAAACAGTGCAAGAGCTGGTCAGTAGCTGAATTAGGTGGAACTTTTATCTGTTTACATGAAATAAAGTTCTTCAAGGCCCACatatataaaattatgttttaaaagaaataaaaatatgaggttttttaatttctgataatTTCTTACTGTAggtgtttttttcattagttATTACAAACAATGTTTCAGGAACTAATAGGTAAGTAAAGGACCTGATGGTTGACTTAAGTTGTCCCGTTTTGAAGTACATGAATAGAATCAGTAAAATGTGCATGAATTAGCTGAACTAATTGTTGaatggtaaaataaaaatgacgACTCAAAAGTCAGAATATATTGACAGCCTGAATAAAGTATTCCTCTGGATCACTTTCACATACACATGCTcaaaaatccatggaaaatttAGTTGCCCTTTGCCTGATATTTTAGATATGCTCTCATagttgaatattaaaaatatttttcagtggaCAACAGATGAAGACTTAACTGAAGCAGTTCATTCACTGGGGGTAAATGACATTTTGGAGataaaattttttgaaaatcGTGCTAATGGCCAGTCTAAAGGGTAAGaacttgtcattttttttttttctatgtgtgGACTGAGGTTTGGGAGAGGAATGAGTTCTCATTTTTCATAATTGTCAGTCTTTGAACTGCTCATCTTAGCTTACTGATCCAGAAATGATTTGGCATATAATTTCATACTAATGACTTGAATTTCAGGTATAAATTGTTGTGATGGTATTGCGTGTCTCATTATTTTGTGAGTTAAAGCTTATTTGTCATCTTTATTTAAGACTGTTCCTAGATTTTTAGTTGGTGTGGTGGTGatgcttgtttttcttcagtgtaaATGCTATTCCCCCAGCCTTCATTATTAAATCTTTCTTTacctctttattttccattaactATTTAAAGTAAGTGCTTGAGCCCATTTTTCACTGACAGCATAAATTCCACTGCATGAATGTGCCTTTCTGTCTCTTTGGCAGCAACGAGTACACAGTGTATGCTTAATAACTTGGTCATATGAATTCATTATGTAGTCTGTTGATACTACATCAAAAAGCTGCCTTTGTTGTGATAAATTTTGATGTATCTTGTACTTGCTCTTTGGTATCCTTCTTTTATGTCGTAGGATAAATTATTCTGTCTGTTCTGAAAACTGGACTAAAAACTGTGAGACATTTTCTGTGTCTAGTTGGTCAAGTATCCTTTTGCTTACTCTGTGTCATCTTTTTCATGATACGTCAGGATGTCAGAAATGAGCAAATTGTGgtgtaatttgttttgtttcctttcaggTTTGCCCTTGTGGGTGTGGGATCGGAAGCATCCTCCAAAAAGTTGATGGATTTGTTGCCTAAAAGAGAATTGCATGGGCAGAATCCTGTTGTAACCCCGTGTAATAAACAGTTTCTGAGTCAATTTGAAATGCAGTCTAGGAAAAGTAAGCTTTTCTTAAGTGCTGtcttgaaaaagcagaaaaagtagAGTGGCAGATTTTTAGTGCAGCATCTTATAATTTCTACACAGTTTAAAATACCCATAAAATACTTAAAGTCCAGATGAATGAAGTTGTATCTTTGTTTAAAGGAACCACTTCATACActgaagagctgctgcattCTGAGAAAAGGTGCTTTGTGCAGCTCTTGTCTAAATAGCTGGATATGCTTTCTCAATTTCTTGTGGgtgtaatttaaaaagtacaaaTCACAGGAACATTTAGAAATTTAACATTTGTAGACAAAGTGGACTAAATTCTGATATGTGGATGGTCTGTATTTATGATAGAACAGGGAAGAGAGGTTCCATGCTGTACTTTAGCACCATGTCTTGTGTTTCCCAGTGTGGCCTTGGGCTTCATTGAAGGAAGGACTGGCAGTCTCTCCAGATCCTCTTCCTTTAATATGAGGCATAGTATTTTAGCAAAGGATGTTTTCTTCCCCAAATGCATTGGGTTTGTGTACAGGGAGCAAGTTTGTGCTCACAAGGCCATGCTTTAGCTTTGTATGAAACTTTAGACGGACTGTTGAAATACTTTGACCTGTTTTGATCTATGTAAtggaatttttgcttttccattgcAGCCACACAATCTGGCCAGATGTCTGGGGAGGGTAAAGCTGGTCCCCCAGGAGGAAGCTCGAGAGCAGCATTTCCACCTAGTAATAGAGGTCGGGGCCGTTTTCCAGGTGCCATTCCAGGTGGAGACAGATTCCCTGGACcggcagggccaggagggccaCCACCGCCTTTCCCAGGTAAAATTATGCATATATGGAGTTCCAGTCTTACTTGTATTTCAATGGGGTTTACGTACTTGGGAAATGATAAGGATCAAGGCAATTCAATAATGAGCCATAAGCAGTGTTCACAGCTAGATTGTAGGATTTGACTGTTCCTTTGTTGATATTCAATAGAAAGTTGTACCTAGTAAATTTGGTAGCAAGACAAGAGCTTTTTTAGATACATTCTTTATGTTATGTCAATAAACATATttaagtatgaaaaaaaattaaaatagatgaCGTTAGCAAGCAGATTTGGTTTTAGTGTAGTCTGGTTGAGATTTTCTGATTTACTGTATGTGCTGAGAATGCCTGTGTTGCAGAGTGTAAGTAATTAAGTAActaatttccttattttactACACGTTTGCACATGATCAGAAATTCAGCTTTGATTCATTCCCACTGACAGGTCAGTTAGTAGGCACTTAAAACACCAGAAGTTTGAAGAGGAGGTCTTGCTGTTTAGTTAAATCTCTGATACAGAAGAAATATGTTAAACAGTTAGGTTTATTAGGTAATTAGGTATTAAAACATCATTGCAGTGATAATCCTTTTTCAGCCAACATATTTTTTAGTAAATGTCATTCAGATTGTCTACTGACAGTCCAAAGGACATAgtcaaattgaaaaaaacagaaatgagaatCTAAAAGAAGATTTGGGTACTGCATTTACATTACTTTCTCCAGTACAGCTTTTCCCATATTATTAGTATGTATTTTATCTTGAGACCCATATGAAAGACTAACTGCAGTAAGATGCAGTGTTTTCTAGCTTTTGTGATCTTGTGGGTTTTGGAAATAACAGCAGGTGACTAAATAATTTGAGGAGGGGAATTGTCAGTGTTCAAgataaagttatttttctgatatCTCTAGATACCTAGTATCAATAGATACAGACAAGTTAAAACTTTTCTAAGCTACTGGACCTAGAGCAGAAGCACGTCTTGAATGTGTTGCACGGTATTCAGGGATGGAggcttggtttcttttttgtcatttttaagaataaaaaaatggaagaatttttaaaaaattacttctttgtGTTTATTCactcagttttgtttgttttgtttgtttgttttgttttgtttttttattttagctggaCAAACTCCCCCACGTCCACCCTTAGGTCCTCCAGGCCCACCAGGCCCACCAGGCCCTCCACCTCCTGGTCAGGTCCTCCCACCTCCATTAGCTGGACCTCCTAATCGTGGTGATCGTCCACCACCACCAGttctgtttccaggacaacctTTTGGTCAGCCTCCACTTGGGCCACTTCCTCCAGGCCCTCCACCACCAGTTCCAGGCTATGGGCCACCACCAGGTCCACCACCACCTCAGCAGGGTCCACCTCCACCTCCGGGTCCATTTCCCCCTCGTCCGCCTGGCCCTCTTGGGCCACCCCTGACTCTTGCTCCACCTCCACATCTCCCTGGGCCACCGCCAGGTGctccaccaccagcaccacatGTGAATCCAGCTTTCTTCCCCCCGCCTGCCAATAGTGGCATACCTACTTCAGACAGCCGTGGCCCACCTCCGACAGATCCATATGGCCGGCCTCCACCATATGACAGAGGTGACTATGGGCCACCTGGAAGGTGAGTTCTTTTTGTCTAATGTGTTTGTGTAGCAGATTTTACTCCTCTTGTGGAAGCatttgatttttcccttttaatgcAAATGGTAGGAAAAATCAGAAGTAGAGCCAGAAGGGATCCCACCAATCTTGTAGTTTGCCCTTTTAACTTCTCCAAGGGAATAAATCTGAGAAACATGtttgcagcaggaggaaaatccTAAAATGCAACACCAGTAATCTAACATCCCTTTTCAGCTCTGAACTGTTTGTCTTCACTGTATTTGGCAGTGTCATCATTCCATATGTTCTACATGTAAGCTTATATATCACTTCCTATGCAGCAGCTTCTGATTGTGCTTCTGTCTTAACTTGAAATTCTGACTTTTACCTGTATCATCGTGCTTTGCAGGCTGCCTTGTAAGAATGCTctggagttttcttttttgaatatGTGCATATGTTGAGGTCACACCAAGCTCACACCATTGTCATCTTTCAGCAGCATTGCTTGTCCCTTTTTTCTTCGGGATTTACTTAGAACTTAGTGTTTGTCTTAAAAGCCGGGTGTGAATTTGCTGCAAGACTTTTACCTTCCTTTCCTATCAAGATGTTTCTGCTCATTTGGTGCAATCTTGCTGTGTTTGTAGCAGTGGCTTTTCCTGTGGTTAATCCTATCTGTGACAGAGTTCTTAAGTCCTGGACTTGACTTGTCAAGTTTTTCACATCTTGTTTGAAACATCTTTTTCATCTGTGATTTCAAGCGTCTCTgtcttgctgctgtttcttgaTTTTCGccatatttgtatttgtaaaaaGTTTTGGCATAAATTGTAAGAGAGACCATTTTACATAGTTagatttgaatttttcagtAGTAATTTTACTGCTAGCATGAGAGACACTTTTCTGGCTTAAAATGTTTCCTGCAAAGATGATGtgctttgattctttttttacCACAAAGTTTAAAACCCAAGCATTTGTACATGTGATGttcatacaaaaaaaccctatagAAATTCAAGAATTTGGCTTAATTGCCTGAAATATAAGACTATAAggtgttgggtgttttttgatGGACAAAATCAAGGTTGTCTGCAGTTTATAGAATGTCTGGGGAGGGGAGTGGGAATAGGACAGTATAACTTACTGTCcagtattttcattaataatgtTGAAGCTATCATCCATAACTATTTAAATTGTCATTAATTATATATCATAGGCGTTTCACTGGAAATAACATGTCCAtaagagaaaaattacatattCCATTCTATGGGAGGCACACGAAAAATAATACTCAAAACTCAGGGAGGTATGAATTTTTAGACATTTCCTCTTATGCTAAACTGGCTATAGGATCTTGTTCCACTTCTTGCAATTAAGAGGATAGCATTGCttattattctgcattttctttctacCAGAAGAACTAACACTGTTCTAGAAATATCAAGCAGTGGGCCAGTTTGACAGTCTCAGCATTTATCTCTTAACACATTTCTCCAAATTTTCTATGTGACACGGAGACTGGCTAATAGGACACTGCAAAACTTGGGAAAATTAAGGTTTACTTCTGTTACTTTGCAAACCCTGTATAGGTAGCTGATAATTGAAGTGATATGAGTATGAGGATTCTGCTTTATTGCTTCCTCCTTACTGTGACTAGTAGGGAGATTAAATTGGAGTACCTTGAACTTGaccagaaatttaaaaaaaaaaaaaatctgctgtaaaATGCTGACATATCATTCAGAAAATTGGGTGTTTTAAAGATGATAactatatttcttttcaaaaagttACAGCATTCTGGTCTTAGTTAAGGTCTGGGAAACAGGATCATATAGTTCTGATTCCAGTATTGTTATGAAAATTTTCTCTAATTTTGCTCAAAGCTGCATTGCCTATGTACATGTATTTCCACATCCATTCAGTTGGGAATATCTGTTTATGTACCTTCAAGGATTTTATGAAAATTGTAGATATTTGTCAAGCACAATAATGAGTGCTGCTGAATATTTGAAATAGATGGgatgaacaacaacaacaaaaaagtctATTTATACAGcaatgtcttaatttttttgggggatttttttttgttggtttgttggggttttttgggggtttgtttatttgtttgtttttaagcttTCAGGATTTTATACTGTAACAGTGGTCCttaacaaaaaccaaaatcaaacccagatcctgctttcttttctgtttgtcactGCTTAAAGTTGCAAACTTGGATTGTTGAAATTGCAATGATAGCTTTTGAAGTTCTCCTTAGCCTTTTAAATACTAGTTTTATTGCTTGCAGAGAAATGGATGCTGCGAGGACACCTCTCAGTGAAGCAGAATTTGAAGAAATCATGAATAGAAATAGGGCGATCTCAAGCAGTGCCATTTCGAGAGCTGTATCAGATGCCAGTGCTGGTTAGtaaaaattaatatgtttaCTGTTCTACCCAAGTAAAAAGAAGTTTATAGGTtagttgttgggtttttttttaattaggaatCTGAA from Sylvia atricapilla isolate bSylAtr1 chromosome 5, bSylAtr1.pri, whole genome shotgun sequence includes:
- the CPSF6 gene encoding cleavage and polyadenylation specificity factor subunit 6 isoform X4 encodes the protein MADGVDHIDIYADVGEEFNQEAEYGGHDQIDLYDDVISPSANNGDAPEDRDYMDSLPPSVGDDVGKGAAPNVVYTYTGKRIALYIGNLTWWTTDEDLTEAVHSLGVNDILEIKFFENRANGQSKGFALVGVGSEASSKKLMDLLPKRELHGQNPVVTPCNKQFLSQFEMQSRKTTQSGQMSGEGKAGPPGGSSRAAFPPSNRGRGRFPGAIPGGDRFPGPAGPGGPPPPFPAGQTPPRPPLGPPGPPGPPGPPPPGQVLPPPLAGPPNRGDRPPPPVLFPGQPFGQPPLGPLPPGPPPPVPGYGPPPGPPPPQQGPPPPPGPFPPRPPGPLGPPLTLAPPPHLPGPPPGAPPPAPHVNPAFFPPPANSGIPTSDSRGPPPTDPYGRPPPYDRGDYGPPGREMDAARTPLSEAEFEEIMNRNRAISSSAISRAVSDASAGDYGSAIETLVTAISLIKQSKVSADDRCKVLISSLQDCLHGIESKSYGSGSRRERSRERDHSRSREKSRRHKSRSRDRHDDYYRERSRERERHRDRDRDRDRERDREREYRHR